A single Tenacibaculum sp. 190524A02b DNA region contains:
- a CDS encoding SufE family protein, protein MTIKEIQEEIIDEFSMFDDWMERYEYIIELGKSLPLIDDTYKLDENLIKGCQSKVWLHSNLDGEKIKFTADSDAILTKGIVALLLRVYSNQTPQAVLDADTSFIDEIGLKEHLSPTRANGLVSMVKQIKMYAIAQQSKLAN, encoded by the coding sequence ATGACTATCAAAGAAATACAAGAAGAAATTATTGATGAGTTCTCTATGTTTGATGACTGGATGGAACGTTATGAATATATTATAGAATTAGGGAAATCATTACCTTTAATTGATGACACATATAAATTGGATGAAAATTTAATAAAAGGATGTCAGTCTAAGGTATGGTTACATTCTAATCTGGATGGAGAAAAGATTAAATTTACTGCTGATAGTGATGCTATTTTAACTAAAGGAATAGTAGCTTTATTACTTAGAGTATACTCAAACCAAACTCCACAAGCTGTTTTAGATGCCGATACTAGTTTTATAGATGAAATTGGTTTAAAGGAACATTTAAGCCCAACAAGAGCAAACGGATTAGTATCTATGGTAAAGCAAATAAAAATGTATGCAATTGCTCAACAAAGTAAATTAGCAAATTAA
- a CDS encoding DUF59 domain-containing protein: MTEENLEELGDKIVRVLKTIFDPEIPVDIYELGLIYDVFVSEDNDAKILMTLTSPNCPVAETLPVEVEEKVKTLKEINNCEVEITFDPTWTQDMMSEEAKLELGLL, translated from the coding sequence ATGACTGAAGAAAACTTAGAAGAATTAGGAGATAAAATAGTACGCGTTTTAAAAACCATCTTTGATCCAGAAATTCCTGTAGATATTTATGAGTTAGGATTGATCTATGATGTATTTGTTTCTGAAGATAATGATGCTAAAATTTTGATGACCTTAACTTCACCTAACTGTCCAGTTGCGGAAACACTGCCAGTGGAAGTAGAAGAAAAGGTGAAAACATTGAAAGAAATTAATAATTGTGAAGTAGAAATTACTTTTGACCCTACTTGGACACAAGATATGATGAGTGAAGAAGCAAAGCTTGAATTAGGACTTTTGTAA